A stretch of DNA from Daphnia magna isolate NIES unplaced genomic scaffold, ASM2063170v1.1 Dm_contigs066, whole genome shotgun sequence:
agCTTTAGTTATctcaattaaattaaattttaatccGCTTGGTTATTTttatcgttttatttttcaattttacccACTAAAAGTTCAAAACTATTATTTTAAATAGTACTAAATTAATTTACGTTCATTTCTCTACAATttgttgcatttgtttttaaataatttctttttaaattacataaaataattaatttagcGAAAACCCATGCgaggggcaattgaaacacccCTGTTTTTAGCACTAGCGATCGGCCCTGATTAGCCATAATCAGGAtaaccgccccgccccggAAAAGGGCAATTGGGGCTGAATCAAGGTGCCACTTCGTCAGCCGGggggcaaaaatcgaggttTACCAGCTTGCCCCGAAAATGACGCCTGAATTAAAACTACGAAATTGAGTCGGGTTTCTATCGTGGCAACCGGgcgaactccccgattttcatcaataataatcgatttccaCTCGACCGATTATatttttacgtcgatcgattgattgcaattggggttgcatccccgattaggcaccccgatacAATACTTATTGAGACCGgggttttaaaattttcacccCGAGCCCCCATCGACCCGCCCTGAGCCCCAAGTTTCGAAACCTGATAGGCAAAAtgcgccccgattagggtcaGGGCCGATCCTTATTTAGCACCCTTTGCGTGGATGCGTGCGAAATCGGGACTCCTTTTCTTAAAACCGGCAACACTGTTCGGGTAGCTCACTTATGGGGAAACCCATGTTGCTATGGCCCCGACGACATGTTTCAATTGCAACTTGGTCTCCGTGGCCTAGGCCAACGTTTTGGCTCTCCAAATGAGCCAAAGCATTGGCTTAGGGCATCCCCTTTTTCAATGCTGATTTTACATGGGATCACGGGATTCTACCttctttggttttctcatGTGGTTTTCCCAGCTAGTTTCGTCGTCAGATTTGACATTTGGATTCTTTAcggccttttcttttcaaattttgttaaaACTAAATTCGAAATAGAAAGGATAAAATCATGAAAGAGTGGGAAAGAAACTGTTTTTGTGTGGAGGAGTCATTTTATTGTATGTAAAAGATTTCTAAAAATTTGTGGAGGAAGCTTTATTCTACGAATGTACACATTTTTAGGGgtaataaatgaaatttaaaaagtcATTTTTAAAGCCATGGTCAAAATTACAAATCTCTAGGAAATTCTGGATTGATTTCAGGATCTAAAGTTACGGTCAAAGATTCAACAGATTACGTTTATATACTTTTCTCTCGTAAACAACAGTTTTGCTTAACGACCTGCAACAAATTatctttaattttaatctttTGACAGTTTATCCCTGAAGATAAGTTGAACCCAAGTTTCATGAAGGAAACCATAGAGTCATCAAAAGATCAACACCAACTATTTTGGATAAAGGACTATATAGGGATGTTATGTCAGGTGGTAAGAACATTATAGTTTGTTTGCTATCTATGCTGCCATTCTAAGTAGTAAACCTTGAAAACTACCTTCTAAACTGGTTTTATATTTCAGGAAGGATTTCCACCTCAGTACTGTATGTAGCCGAGGAAAAGTAAGATTTACATTCAAAATGGAAGGTACTAACTACAcataaaatggaaaaatggaatggataaaacaattttattcACAGTTGTATgaacaaaagagaagaagTACTTCCACAACAAATGCCAGGAGCATTTATGTGGGAATTGCGACTTTGAAAAGCATAGACAACTTTTCAGTCATCGTCGTTGTCATTTATTCCTTGACAACCACCTTGTCTTGTTACGGCCAACGAAATTCGTAAGCCTTGAAGGAGTCATTACAGTCATAGGTTATAATCActatatttttattgtgtcAAATATCttcaatttttcgtttttattttcagacaTTCTGATTCCTCTTTACGTTCCAACAGCTTGCATCAACAATTCGTGTTCGGCTGTAGAGTGTTGGAGatttcaaaatcaatcaaCACGTTTCAGTTCACATCATTACAACTCCTAATTACGTAATACATCTGCTGGGCGCTTTCACGTCCTGTAAAACTGCAATGCAGAATTCAGATGGAAATCAAATTGTGCTCCGAGAATTAACCAAGTCTAGAATATTGAATAataacgaaaatgaaaaacagcgattttttgtatagtttcatgtaagaaaaattttaaacattaatTGTAAAGCGATATCGTatcaaaaatgataaaattttAGAGAAAAATGGCCGCATTGACGAGGGCTttctaaatatataaaatttgtGTCGTTTTTTTATAAGAGAAAAATGCTGTCTTGTACCATACTGGTTCTTGTGGACTTAACGCgtgaagaaaaatgtaattGACAAGATTTTCTGAGACggtattttaaattttacccTAAATCTTATATATTTAGAAAGCGTTCGTCAATGCGGTCATATTCTTGTAAAATCATGTATGATACGATTCCGCTTTACAATTAATGTTTAAAGTTTTTCTTCCACgaaactatttaaaaaaatcaccgtttttctttgattttgcTGGTCTAGCATGAGTTtatctattcattttttaatattttgaagTGTTTTCTATTCTCTATCCTTTACTATAATCTGAGTTACATATCGCTTTGAAATATCCGTgtaacaaataaaaagcggTCATGACGGCGGAATCAtttcacaaaaaaatcaaaagtatTTTACGAGTTATGCCCGGCGGCTTTATCCCgataacaaaaaattataattctgATAAACGTAAAACGATTATTCCGATGCATACCAAGAGTACACTGATTTATAAGTTTGAGGAATGTATTTACTACATATGCATGGATAAATGGCCAGGTATACTTTGTTCAAAAttcgtcgtcttcttcataATTATCTTCGTCGCTGTATTCATCGGTGTCTTCTTGAAGTGCTACTAACAGTTCTTCCTCTTTCTCGACCTTTTCTATAAAATCTTCCGGTTCAATTTCCAAGTCCTCACTGATATTTAGATTGAGAGCGTCCGTGAATTGATTCACTCCTTTTTCCATGAGTTCACGGATTCGGGCAATTTctgtagttgccattattgaACGACTATAGTTGAGAAGCGTAACCGGCATAATTTCTGAAGATAAAATCGTTAATACCATTATAGGGTATACATAATAAATAGATTTACTTTCGTAGTTCCTGATGTCATTCTGAAGATCAAAACATAGCGAGGTGAGTGATCGAATAAATTCACCCATTTCCTTTTTAGCTTGGACGATAGCTTCCTCATAGCGAAGAGATAACATCCAGGTGTCGATAAGTTCGTAGTCTTCACCAAGAGATactaaaaaaatgttttaaaggGGTTACGAAATTTAAACAAAGTAGAATAGAAAACTTACATTTCGTGGTGTCATGCCAAGGAAAGAAACCGGTATTCAGATTTTCCTTGGACACCTTTATACCCTTTCCGCTTAGCAGTTCAACGATCGTATCtactcttttcttctttttggacATAATTTTTCTGTTGGCTGTTCGCGCCTTACATGTATCTAATGTCGGTAAGCGGATGCAATACGAGTTATATactaaattcttttttggcttaaagattattaaaaaattttaccaaaaatgtagcgTTGCGTGTGTGAAGAACTTTAATCATGTGGCATTCACCTTCAAGTTCCTTTTGTAGAATTTCTATGTCCCAGTCGACAGTAAAAGCTTACTGTTAACCAGTTTCACctgttttttaaatcgctGAAGTATCAGAGGGAGATCTTCTTTATTTAATCCACGATGATCCAGCATGCTTTGTAGTTTTTTCCCGTATAGAAGTGTTTTGCACCTGTTCAGCCATAAACAAAGAGAAGGAATCATTCTTTTCTGTTTATCGAGGTTGAAGTAAAGAATAGCGCTTGAAATGTCGTCTCTCCTACCTATACAACAAATATTGAACGACAGATTTTTCGAAATTGATAGCAGAACACAAGAAATCTACTAGCTCTGCTCTGATGTTTTGTCGTTGAAACTAGACGGGCCATGTAGGAAAAAACTTGCTCCTGTTCTTCACCCAACATATCCACCCCATCTTTCTCCCAGTGTCCATTGTACAGAACCtacgaaaaaaattatttataaacTGAATTTCTTTGGTCAACAGAAGTAAAATGTGTACTCTACAAGCCCAGAAATGGCCTAAGCCATGGGAACGTGAAAGAAAAGGCACCATGTCCTGAGTAAGTTTCTTGTATTCCGGATTGGAATCAGCAAACAGATTTCCTACTTTAACGGCAAATGGCCAATATTTGCAAATGACGTcgttgcaaaaaaatttagttcCCTTCTCGTAAGCTTTCAAGTGTTGGAGATATGTATGTTTGTAGGTTTCGCCCTTGAATAAATTGGCGGAATAAACTACCGTATCATGAGTACAACTCATCATTTCAAGCCCAGTGATATTTATATTTCTTTTGCTGTACGAATCACCTCGGGCCGCCTTCCATGCTGAAGAGCCACATACGTCATCTCCTTTGTCCTGATGAGAAGAATATAATAAATTTTGATAACCATTGATATACTCATGTTTTATTCACCGCAggaatctttttttcaatttttgaaatatgCTCCAACTGTGTCTTGTCATTTGCCATTATGGGATCTTTATACAGGGATTCTCCATGGCGactaacaaaagaaaaaaattaacagtAATTTGAAggttataaaaatttttacgtACTCTTTTGCCGAAGCAAAGCGGTATAGTTTTCTGATGGCATCGGCTTGCATGCTGTGAGGATGACGGCCACAAAGTTTGCAATTCCCGTGATGTCTGAGAATTTCTTTGTCCTTAAGATAGGGAAATATTAAAATTCCCTCCGAGTACGGTTGAATAGAGTGTAGTTGATAATATTAACCTtttcgagaagaaaaaaaagttttgagaAAGTCTGATATGTATATAAACTCAGCATGTGAGGCAAACCCTGTTGTTTTCCAAGGAGATTTCCTGTAGAGTTTCGATGAATTTCCGTTCAGAGGTCCCAGGGGTTTTGTGTCTGAGATGGTACCACATTCCAAGCAAATCTTCCTCGGTGAAATAAGAATTGTTTGATAATGAGCTGGGCCAATAGCCGGAACACAAATAATCTTCGTTGCTGGCAATCCGAGATGCTTTGCAGACACAACACACAAATTCGGTAGTGTTTAAATCAAATCGGCCTTCCTTGGTTACAACAGCGACTTTTGTAGGTCCACAACTAAGCAGCATTGAATTTAGAGCCGTACACGACTTGTTGATGCAAGCTGTTGGAACTTAAAGAGGAATTGGAATGTCTGAAAATATAAACGAAAAATTGTTTCATATTTGACACATTAAAATATAATGGTCATTACCTATGATTGTAATTACTCCTTCAAGGCTTACGAACTCAGTTGGCCTTAACACGACAAGCTGATTCTCAAGGGATAAGTAACTACGACGATGACAGAAAAGTTCTCTATGCTTTTCAAAGTCGCAATTCACACTTAAATGCTCCCTGCATTTTTTGCAACGAATAACATACGCCGCTGATGAACTGCAGTTATCACAAAACGTGCctgtataaaaaaatttttcttcaattcttttaaaaagatGACGGCTTTGTTCTTGAAATTCCCTCTCTTTGGTCTCCATCCGTTTCTTCCAAATGGTCTCTGACTCTTGGTACTCTTCGCTATTTCTTGAGTAACCTGACTTTTTGATGAGATTAGATTGATGAATTTGAGCTTCAACTTCTTGTATGATCGCAAGAAGTTCTGAGTCATCACCTGAAAATCAAAACCAAATTTGGAAATTTCACACAAGTAGCGAGTACTTTTGAAATAGTTTCTTATACTTATGTCTTGTGAAGTATGAACTGAGACAAGGAAGATCCAGCTATAGGCTGTAAATCATCTATCGAGGTGGGCTGTTGGATAGCTTCAGCAGCCAAGTAACCTCCCAGATAACACAGTGCCGTCCCAGAGACGTCCCAAACACGTCATTTTGAGACGTCTGAGATGTACTTAGAACATaccagatttccaagtttacATTCCTTGGACGTCTTTTACGTATGGGTAATGTCCGCTTTGCTGAGATCCCATACTCGTACCTATCTCGCCCCATTGGATAGACCTTGGACGTCATTCGGACGGAATTAGGATGTCAATGGAACAAGTGAGATGCGTAATAAACGTCCTGTATACGAATAGTCTCCTCATTCGTTCTCAATTTTTCCGCTGCATATATTGATAAATTTGCAGCAATCCCGCTATTTTtcataaaataaagagactcTATCTATTCTTCAGGTACAATACGAAACTCAAAATAGTCaaattaatcaattataatatgaaactcaaaacAGTTTAACTTATCAGGTGCaaaatgaaactcaaaataggTAATTTAATCAGTGCATTAACAATCGCACTTTACGTAGAAAATGATGAATTAGTCAGCAATTAGTAGTCGCTATCATCTTGTCGGAGCTCGTCTTCCCCATctatttttccatcttcattgTTCCAAGTTCAAGTTCAAGTTTCAAGAGGCAAGACTTTCACGAAACTCACATTTATTGATATTGTGTTCCTCACAGTCGAAAAATGTTTCatcttcctccatttcatAAAAGGTTTCAGTTTCTTCTTCACAGTCAACATAAGTTTCTTCATCGCTCTTGATTCATGTCACTGTCGACAACTTTTGCAATGAAATCCTCTTGAAATAGATTGTTAGGGAATGAATTACTTTGACCACTGTTTGATTCACTCGCTCCTGTGACACTTTCAGTAGCAAAGGAATATTTTTCGCCATATTCCTCGTAAAACGCACTATCGGTACCAAATTTTTTCTGAATGCGTCTTTATTTATGTCTTGAAGAAACACTTACATATGCACTTGCACATGCCATTATTGTAAACACTGATGACTCTTTGAAGTTCCAAACGATGGGTCAGTATCGGTATGTTTCCTACCGATAACAAATCAAAcataaaaatgtaaattaatAAGACCAAAAGTAAATTTAATGCCATATGACGTCGTAATATTTCGTATTATGTCGTAAATGTTAGTCGTAATACGTCAAAGCAAACCACTTAGAAGTTATAAATATCTGTCAGCCATCTAGCGTTAAAATTGTAGAACGCATCGGTTGACTTAATCGTGACTCAACTACAATAACACAATCGGCGTTGAATGTTTCTAAAAGAACGTTATAAGCTCAATCAACAAATAAGGCCCGggaatcatggaaaaatagtaaaaataataccttGTTGAGTAAAAATATCCTATAACTGAATCAAGAAACAGAGAAACTCTTTTCGAGCTTTCTCAAACGACGCAGAACACAGACGCTACAACCCAAGTCCAGAATGAGCGTAAACGTTGCCAAGCACTGTTTAATGAACAgtcaagtaaaaatattttttccataAATTACCAATAAACAATAAGAAATCTACAGCAAGAACGATAAttaaaaaagcaaataaaaaattattctaaaaaataatagaaactgCTTACAAAATTTATTGAACTAGCCATCTAGTGAGCGAAACGTTAACTCGGTCGTAAAAGGGAGTGAGCAAATTTCCCCGCGCTGAACAAAGATATGATAATAACAAATCTTCTAAGTGTTGATAAAGAGCCAAAGGAAAAGAACTGGGACGGGCAAGGGACATCGTCGGGGAACCAACGACATATAGCGGAAAACTGAAGTACTGATTTTTTCAAGGGATTGAATTGGAACATCTACTGGATGAACTCTTCGCAGCGGTTCCATTGGTATGGATTTGGAGCCACTATGGGACAACAATTCCTATCTGGGCTTGCATATAGCATATGAATATTTATGAattaactttttaaaaatcaatttgaaCTTACTTGACTTGGTGTTTTTAAAAGGTTTTGAACGTATTCCGTCAAAagatattatttttttcattccagTTTTCCTTGATTCAATACTAAAGATTTCAGATTG
This window harbors:
- the LOC123477465 gene encoding uncharacterized protein LOC123477465 isoform X1, with the translated sequence MSKKKKRVDTIVELLSGKGIKVSKENLNTGFFPWHDTTKLSLGEDYELIDTWMLSLRYEEAIVQAKKEMGEFIRSLTSLCFDLQNDIRNYEKIMPVTLLNYSRSIMATTEIARIRELMEKGVNQFTDALNLNISEDLEIEPEDFIEKVEKEEELLVALQEDTDEYSDEDNYEEDDEF
- the LOC123477465 gene encoding uncharacterized protein LOC123477465 isoform X2, whose product is MSKKKKRVDTIVELLSGKGIKVSKENLNTGFFPWHDTTKYYELIDTWMLSLRYEEAIVQAKKEMGEFIRSLTSLCFDLQNDIRNYEKIMPVTLLNYSRSIMATTEIARIRELMEKGVNQFTDALNLNISEDLEIEPEDFIEKVEKEEELLVALQEDTDEYSDEDNYEEDDEF